GCCTTCACCGACACCGGCGAACCGCTGGACACCTGGTCGATCCTCGCCGAGCTGGGCGTTCGCCTCGTCGTCGGCGAGCTGGGCTCGATGGGACGGCTGCTCTCCCGGCTGCGGCTGCTACCGGTGGAGGCGGTCCTGGTGTCCGGCGTGCCCGCCCGCGATCCCAACGAGGGCTCCGACGCGGTCGACCAGTTCGCGTTGCGCAGCATGGTCGCGATGTTCCGCAGGCTCGGGCCCGCCGTCATCGCGAGCGACGTCGACGACGCCGCGCAGGCACGCAGGCTCCGGACGATGGGCTGTGAGCTCGCCTACGGCGAGTTCTTCGGTCCGCCGTCCGACCCGATGGGCATCGAGGAGCTGGTGGCCGCCGGGTCTCTGGTGCGGGGCACCGAGCGGTGATCACGACGGCGAGCAGGCGTGGAGGCACGCCTCGTGGCTGTCCGATGCGACGGCGCGCGGCCCGGCCGGACGTCGGCGTCCGCCGCGCCGGGTTCCGACGGCACGGACGGCAGCCCGGGCCGGTCGGCGCGACGCCGTTCGGCACGGATCGGCCTGGCGGCCACTAGACTCGCCGCATGCCTCGCAAGATCGCCACCGCTGACGTCGTCGAGCTGCCGCGGCTGCTGGAGTTCCTGCGTGCCCGCAGTCAGGGCCTGCTGATCACCAGCCGGGCGGACGGTCGTCCGCAGGCGTCGCCGGTGACCTACGGCGTCGACGAGGCAGGCCGGATCGTCGTCTCCACCTACCCGCAGCGGGCCAAGGTCCGTAATCTCCGTCGGGCGAACGATGCGAGCCTGGTGGCACTGTCCTCGGACTTCGACGGGCCGTGGGTTCAGGTGGACGGCACGGCCGAGGTGATCGACGTCCCGGACTCGGTGGAGCCGCTCGTCGACTACTTCCGCGCCGTGGCGGGCGAGCACCCGGACTGGGCGGAGTACCGACAGGCCATGGTCGAGCAGAACAAGTCCCTGGTACGCCTCACGCCGCGACGCTGGGGCCCGATCGCCACCGGCGGGTTCCCGCCGGAGCTGGCGGACTGACCGAGATCACGAAGCGGCGGCGCGGGCATCGCGCCGCGGCTCGTCGCCGGGCATCGCGTCCGGACATGCCGCGCGGCACTCCTGTCGCCCGTCGTGCACCCGGCAGGGCGACCCGGTGTCCACGCCTTCCCACCGTCGCGAACTGCGACGACCGTCGCGGTGAGCCCCCGCCGGTGCCGTTCCCGCACCTCGCTCGCGCTGCGCGATCCCTCCCCGTTCCGGATGATCGGTCGACGGCCGAGACAACCTCGGCCGGGCCTGTCCCGTCTCCACGACAGGCGCCGATCAATGCACTCCGACGATTCGCCGCCGCGGTGACGCGGCGGCCAGGAGGTGATCCCGATGGCTTTCACCAGCAGAATCCTGTGGCTGCCCGCGCTGGCGTGTGCGGCGTTGCTCGGCGTCGCGGGCTGCGGCCAGGAGTCGACGCGGAACATGGGCGATGACGACTCGACGGCCGTGACGGAGACCGAGGAGACCGCGCCGACGACCACCGAAACGCCGTCCGAGACGAGCACGACGCAGCCGAGCTCTCCTTCGGAGTCCGCCCCGGGGACCGGCGGCGACGTCGAGAGGCCGGAGTCCTCCCGCGGCGCCGACGAGCCGGATCGCTGTCACGCGGACGACCTCACCGGATCCTTGGAACCGCTGGACTCGGCGGCGGGCAATCGTTACGCGGACCTGGTGCTCACCAACGACGGTGACGAGGCCTGCGGCATCTACGGGTACGGCGGGCTCGAACTGGTCGACGAGGACGGGACGGCGCTGCCGACCCGGCTGGAGCGCGTCGCCGACCCGGCGCCGACACTCGTCGAGCTGGCCCCGGGCGAGAGCGCGACGAAGCTGCTGCACTGGGGCGTGGTCCCCGGCGAGGGCGACGATCCGGAGGGCGACTGCGGACCCGACCCGACGCGGATCAGAGTGATCCCGCCGGACGAGACGGATTCGCTGAACGTCGACTGGGATCTCGGCCCCGTGTGTCAGCAGGGCAAGGTCGACGGCAGCGCCTACGTGGCGGGCTGAGGCGCGCGGCCGCCGCCGGGTGCGGGCGCGGCGTGATCGACGACGCGGGCGGACCGGCGGTCATGAGACGGGACGCTCACTCGGCGGCGCGGTGCGGCTCGGCGGTCCGGGATGACTCGGCGCCGTCGGCCGCGCCGACCTGGTCGCCCGGCCCACGCCGGTAGCGGGCGGGGGCTCGAGCGCACCGTCACACCGCGGGCCGATGCGGGCGCCGTGCCCGCCGTCGGCCGTATCGTCGACACGGCGTGATCCGGCCGCCGCAGCCCCGACGGCCGGACACCACGGCAGGAGGCGAGGACGCGCTGATGACACAGTCCCACGACGGCACCGATTTCTGGGCGGACCGATTCTGGGCCGAGGACGATCTGCTGGCCGCGCTGCGAGCCGACATCGCCGCTCGCGCCCCGCGAATTCAGATCCAGGCGGAGGCGGGCGCCGCGCTGACCACGTTGCTGATGGCCGCCGGAGCCCGTCGAGTGCTGGAGATCGGCACGCTGTTCGGCTACAGCGGCGTGTGGATCGGCCGGGCGCTGCCCGAGGACGGCACCCTGGACACCCTGGAGCTCTCGCCGACGCATGCCGAGGCGGCGCGCGAATGGTTCGACCGGGCGGGGCTCGGCGCGAAGGTCACCGTGCACGTCGGCGCGGCCCTCGACACGCTGCGGACCCTCACCGGTCCGTACGACGCCGTCTTCCTCGACGCGGACAAGACCGAGTACCCGGACTACCTCGACCGGTGTCTTCCGCTGCTGCGGCCCGGCGGGCTGCTCATCGCCGACAACCTGTTCCGTCGGGGCGCCGTCGCCGGTGAGCCGGAGGCGCCCGACTCGGCCGTCGACGAACGGTCGGCGGCCGTGCGGGTCTTCGCCGATCGGATCGCGAGCGATCCCCGGCTCCAGTCCACGGTGCTGCCGCTGGGTGACGGACTCTCGGTGAGCGTGCTTCGCGGCTGAGGCGGCCCGCCGACGAGAACTCCGCAGGCCATCGAAAGGCTCGCCCGAACAGCCTAAAGCCACGGGCGATCATCCGCCGAACGACTACTGTCCATGATCTTCCTACGCCCGAACGAGTGTGGTGACGCGGCGGGCGACCCCGAGCAGGTGCGGTTCCGGTGGCCGGTAGTGGTGAGGGAGAATCCTGGTCCAATGGGCGAGGACCGAGTCGAACTGCTGATCACCGTGGTGGTCGGCGTCGAGGACGATCGGCGGGCTCGGGCGGCCTGCCAGAGTCTGCTGTCCCTGGCGGGCGGCCGGATCGTCGAGTCGGTCGACTGCTCCGCCGAGGAGCCGGGCTGCTGGTCGGTCACGATCCGCGGACCGGCCGAGGTCACGACGGGCGAAGACGAATCCGGCACCCTGAGCCGGGCGGTCCGCCGGTTCCTGCGGCGGCTGGGCTCCGAGTACACCACCCATCGGGTCTCGTGCGAGCCGCCGACGGCCTGGGCCGTGCTCGACGACCCCGAGCTGCTCGGCGCCGTCGTGCCGTCGGGTGAACGACTGCTGATCGAGGCCTGGTCCGACGACAGCGCGCTGCCCGACGTCGAACCCGCAGGGGCCGATCCCGCCGGCGACGCGACCGGCGGTTTCAGCTTCTTCGGCGGCGACCAGGACGCCGAGCCGGCCGTCGAGTCGACCATCCGGCTGCGTGTGTCGGTCCAGGCGGACCGGCAGGCGGGCGCGCACTGGCAGGCCCGTGCGGTGGCGGGCAGGCTGGGGAGCAGAGCGACGATCCTCCGCACCGAGTCGACCGACGGCCGGACGTTCGCGGTGACGATGGACGTCGGCAGCAGACTCGGCACGCCTGCGGACGTCGCGCGTCAGGCCGCCGCCGCGCTCGGCAAGGCAGGCTGGTCCACGCTCCACGAGGCGGACGACTCGGCCGTCACCGAATGGTCGGCCGGCTCACCCGGGCGCAACGGCCTGGTCGGACTGCGACTCGTCGTCCGCGGCCGCATCGACGCCGAGGCCGACGGGCCCGCCCACGATCCGTCCGAACCGGACGACGCCGACGATCGGACAGCCGACTTCCCGGCCTACGACGGCGAACCGCCTCGGACGAACGCGGGCGACCCGACGCGGTCCGACCGTGCGGGCTCGGCACCGCCGTCTCGGGCGGAGCTGCTGTCGGCCGAGCATCGGCGCTCGCTGCCTCATGACGAACAGCGCTGGTCGTGGTGGTCGCGGTGAGCGACGCGCGTCCGGGTCCACTCGACCGGGGACTACCCGTCGCGCTTGATTGATCATGGTCGTCGGGCGTGATCGACAGCGGGCTATCGTGCGCGCCATGAAAGGGCGACCGACGATCCGACACCGGCGACTGTGTGCACGGCTTCACCGGATGCGGAACGACACCGGCATCGAGATCGAGCAGGTCATGGCCGAGATGGGCTGGTCACGCAGCACCGCACGACGGAAGGAGAACGCCACGACGTCGTTGAGCGTCACCGAGGTCCGTGCGCTCTGCGCGCTCTACCGAGCCACCGCGGAGCAGGAGGCCGCGCTGGTGGACATCGCCGCGCGGCTCCGAGAGCCCGGCTGGTGGCAGCCCTATGCGGCGGGGGCCACGGGCGCCTTCCGTGACTTCCTGGAACTGGAGTCGGAGGCCGACGAGGTCCGGAACTTCGAGATCGACGTCGTCCCCGGCCTGCTGCAGACCGAAGGCTACGTCCGGGCGCTGGTCGAGTCGTGGATTCCTCGGGTCTCCGAGGCGACGGCGCACGCGCGGATCTCCCTGCGGCTGGCGCGCAGGCAACGACTGCTGACCGGGCCGTCGACGTTGTGGGCCGTCATGGACGAGGCGGCGCTGCGTCCGCGCATCGTGACGGGCCGGGCCTGGCGGGAGCAGACGGCGGCCCTGCTGGAGTTCGCCGATCACCCGAACATCACTCTGCAGGTGCTTCCGTTCTCGGCGGGCCCGCATCCCGCGATCGGCAGCCCGTTCGCCTGGCTGGGGCTGCCGGAGACCGATCCCGGCGTGGTCCTGCTGGACAACGTCGCGGGCAGCGTCGCCGTGGAGGACGCCGCGGAGGTGCGGCGGTTCCGCGATGCCTTCGATCACCTGCGGGCGATGGCACTGGCTCCGGCCGAGACTCGGACCTTCCTCGCGACCGCCCTGCGTGAACAGGAGAAGACGACGTGAACGACTGGCGCACGAGCAGCCGCAGCAACGGCCAGGGCCAGTGCGTCGAGATTCGTCGGACACCGGGATGCGTGCGCATCCGCGACACCAAGGATCGGGCGGGCGCGACGCTGCTCGTGGGCCGGCGCGCCTTCGACGCCCTGGTCACGGCGCTGCGCGCCGATCGGCTCGACCGGGTGGTCCGGCTCTGATCGAACCGGGCCACCCCGCGGCGCTCGGTCACGGGCCTGCCAGCCACGCCGAGGTGATCGGCCCCCAGTCGCCGTCCGCGTCCTGGGCTCGCACATGGACGGGATGCCTGCCCGCGGGCAGCCCGGCGGTGCTGATCACTCCGCCCACGCTCACCTCGGTACCGGCGCCCTGCACTCTGATGGGCTGCGGGGTGCCGCCCGCCCACGGCGGTGCGCCCAGGTAGACCTCGGCGGCCACCACGTCCTGCGCGGCGGGTCTGCCGACGCCCGCCTCCCCGTAGGCGTCGTCGGCGGCGGTGGCGTGGACCGACGCCCATCGGCCCAGGGCACGGATGCTGGTCACCTCCGAGACCGTCGGCCCGAGCGAGAGCGCGTAGGGCTGTCGTGCCGTCTTGGCCGCGTACAGCAGTGCGTCGCGATTGAGCTCCCAGAACATGTCCTGACATGAGTAGGCCGCGTGGAATCCCGGACAGCCCGACGCCGAGGAGCCGATCTCGAAGGTGTAGGAGGCGATGCCGAGCGTGTCGTAGGTCCAGTCGTCGGTGGCCCCGGTGACCCCGTAGAGCACCTCCGGCGGCTGACCGGTGGTGTAACCGTTGAAGTGGCTGAGCCGGAAGCCCAGCGAGCGCAGTCCCGCGTCGTTGGGCGCCTGCTGTGTCGCGTCGTGACCCCACGGGAACAGCACGAGGTCGCCGGTGGAGTGCAGGGTGATCATGGTGCCGGTGGTGGTCGGCGGCGCGGCGTCGTCCTCGCCGGGTCCCCGCTGATCGTGGAAGAGCGCCTCGATCAACGTGGCGAGCCGTGCCGTCTCCGGTTCGGAGTTCCCTCTCGGCCCCGGGTAGGTCTGCGCGCACGGGTTCGGGTTGGTGCCGACGCCGCCCCAGCGGGTGTCCCAGTTGCGGTTCAGGTCGATGCCGTCGTGATCGGACGACCAGGAGCCGCCGGTCCCGCATTCGACGACGTTGTTCGCGTCGTCGACGTTCTTGCGCTGCCAGGCCGGACTGCTCGCGCCGAGGCCGACCTCCGCGATGCCCTCCTCCACGACGGTGACGCCGTCGGGGTTGACCTGTGGGACCACCCAGATCTCGGTGTCGGCGAGCAGCGTGGTGATCTCGGCGTCTCGGGTGTGGCCGTCGAGGAGTTCGGTGACGAACCGCCAGGCCAGTTCGCTGGTGGTGAGCTCGCGGGCGTGGACCTGGGCCAGCAGCAGGAGTCTCGGCCTCGGGGTGTCGGGGTTCAGGGCGCAGTTCTCGCCCGCGTCGGCGGTGATGCACAGCGCGGTGAGTCGGTGACCCGTCCGCCAGTCCTGCTGTCGCCGCCACGAGTCGCCGTACTCGACCTTGCGCACCAGATCGGGGTAGGCGGCGGCGACGTCGGCCGCGAACCGCTGATGGCCCGCCACGGTGCGGTAGCCGCCGTAGAAGGTCGGGTACTCCCGGCCCGCGAGCCGGTCGGGCAGCGGGTGGCCTCCTGCTTCCGCGGGCAGCACGGTCGGCGCGGCGGGGTCGGACCGGACGGGTTCCTCGCCCGCCTCGGCCAGTTCGTCCCGAGTGTCCGCGTCGCCGAGGACGACGAGGTGGTCACCCTCCCGACCGACCACCTCGAAGCCCTCGCGCGTGAGCCGCTCGGCGAGCACGGCGTGCGGCTGGTCGCCGACCGGAATCCGGTGGAGCAGCATCTGGTCCTCGACCCCCGCCGGGACGGCGAGGTCCGCCGCGGCGACGGCCGCGGGAGTGCTGGTGAGTGCGACGGCCGCCGCGAGGAGCAGCGGCCCGATCCGTTGTCGCTGTCTGGCCGTGAGCATCGACACCGCCTGAGACGAGTACGAAGGAGACGGACCTCGAATTCTCCGCACGGTTCTCCGACACCGGCAAGACGCCGTTCCGCCGCACCTGACTAGGGACGTCCGGGCCAGGCGGGTGAGGCACGACCGCCGAGCGTGTCGGAGGACGACGATGTTCCTTGCATGGCCGAGCTGATCACCCACTAACCTCGAACACACACACGCGGCGACGATCGTCGGGCGCGACTTCGGCAGGATGTGGAGGCAGGGGGCATGGCAGGCATCGAAGAGGTTCGGGCAAGCGTCGCGCTGGCCAACGAGAGGGTCAGTCAGGCGCTCGCCGCAGTGGCGTCGGCCGTCGAGGCGACGCAGGACGCGCACTCCATCTTCTCCTCGGCGACCCAGGGCAGCGCCCAGGTCGCGGTGCCACAGGGCCTCGGGATGTTGACGCAGGCAGGCGAGAACCTCACCGCCGCCAACGGGAATCTCAACGGTTGGGTGGGGTTCGCCGACGAGTACGTCTCGCGACTGTGAGCACCCGTCCGGGCGACGACACCCGACGCGCGGCGTCCACCGGCCTCGACACGGCGGCACGGCGCGAACCCGTCGGCGGAGACTGATCGGTTCAGGCCGATCTCGCTCGGACTCATTCCATCAGGTTCCTCCGAACGGACCGCGGCGACGCATCGGCGACGCGACGCCGTCGGGACAGACACGGCGGACACGGCAGTGATCGAGCAGTGGTCGAAAGGTGACGCGGAGATGTCGGGTGTCGAAGACGTGCGTGCCGCGCTGGAACAGGTCAGAGAGCAGATCAACCTGGCACGCACCAGCACGGCCACGGCCCTCCGCCTGGTCGAGGAGGCCCTGGCCATCGTGGCCGAGGTGGAGTCGGACCACCACGAGACCATCACCCCGCCGGAGGCGGGCCGCGCCAGGGGAGATCTCGACCGGACCCTGGAGTCGCTGACGGGTTCGGAGCAGGCGGTGGATGCGGTGCTCAGCCGGCTGTGATGATCGCAAGTAACGTTGATCTCGACAGGCCGGTGGTCACCGAGCCGATCAGGGAGAGGCGTCACGGGGTGTGCTGGTGAACAGGCGAGACGAGCGACGACGTCGCATCACGGAGTCCTTCGAGGAGTTTCGGCTGGCCGTGGCCCGCGCCCTGGGAGTCGCGGTCCGACAGCACACCACCGCCCAGCAGGTCCACGCCGAACGTGTCTTCGAGTTGTGGCTGCGGGACGCGGGGATCGACCGTGCGCTGGTCGACCCGGAGCTGGCCGTCGGACTGCGCAACCCCGCCCTCCAGAACGTGGTACGCCGAGCCTCGGAGGACCGAGACCGGCACTTCGCCGACTGGACCGGCACCGTGCCCGCCGAGCTGGCGGACCTGGTGGCCGCCTCCGCGCCGGGGTCCGCCTCCGCGCCGTATCCGGAGTGGCTGGGCTCGCCCGGCAGGCGGGACGGCAGCGCGGGCGACGGCGGCGTCCCCGAACTCTGGCGGGTCGGCACGGCGGTGATGGACAGTGCGCCGTCTCCAGAGCCGTTCCCGGTGGCGGTGCCGCTGCTGGACGGGGCGCACCTGCACATCACGTCGTCGCCCGCGTCTCGAGCCGATGCCGAGAATCTCGTCGAGACGCTCCTGCTGCGGGTACTCAGTCACTTCCAGCCCGGCCTGGTGCAGGTGCACGTGTGGGACGTCGGCGCGCTCACCGGCTCGCTGCCGGGCCTGTATCCCCTGACCAGGGCCGGCCTGCTCACCGTGCACGATCCGGCGCGGCTGCACGATCTGCTCGACGAGTTCGCCGAGCACATCCGCCGAATCCATACCAGCGTGCTCGTCGACGGCAGACGCTCGATCGGGGCGCTGCACTCGGAGACCGGCAGACGTCCGGAGCCGTGGCGGGTGGCGGTGCTCTTCGGCAATCGGAGCGCGCTGCGCGAGGAACACCAGCAGAAGTTGCAGCGCATCGCCCGCAACGGGCTGTCCTGCGGTGTGCAGCTCATCATCGTCGACCTGCCGATCACCGTGAACAGCGCCGTGGAGACGCTCCGACTGCACGACGATCAGACGGCACGATGCAGCATGACGGGGCCGCACGCCACGGTCTATCTCGACCCGCCCCTGCCCCGGGAGCTGGTGCCTCGAGCGTGCAACGCGATCGCCGACGAGCTGCTGACGCGACGGAGCCGGGTCTGCACCTTCGACGACCTGCTGCCCCACGAGCCGTGGACGTATCACTCCGCCACCGGACTGCAGACGCCGATCGGCTACGCCGACGGCGACCCGGTGTACGTGTCGCTCGGCGACGCCTCCCCGCACGCCCTCATCGGCGGGCCGAGCGGCTCCGGCAAGACGAACTTCCTCTACGCGATGCTGGGCGGCTTCGCCGCGCGCTACTCACCCCATGAGCTGGAGTTCTACCTCCTGGACTTCAAGGAGGGCGTGTCCTTCGCGCAGTTCGCCCCGGGACGCCGCGATCCGAGCTGGCTGCCGCACGCCCGGCTGGTGGGCGTCAACGTCAACGAGGACCGTGAGTTCGGCGTCGCGCTGCTGCGCTATCTCTCCGAGGAGATGCGGCGCAGAGCCGAGCGGGCCAAGCAACACGAGGTGACCAAGCTGGAGGAGCTGCGCGCCGAGGACCCCGCGGCCCGGCTGCCCCGGATCGTCGCGGTGATCGACGAGTTCCAGTATCTGTTCGCCGCCAGGGACGAGGTGACCAGCATGGCCGCCGCCCTGCTGGAGGACGTCGCCCGGCGGGGCCGGTCGCAGGGCATCCACCTGGTGCTGTCGAGCCAGGACGTCTCCGGCATCGAGGTGTTCTGGGGCAAGCCCGCGATCTTCGAGCAGTTCACGGTGCGCATCGCGCTGCCCAAGGCACGTCGGGTGCTCACCGAGGTCAACCAGGCCGCCATGGAGATCCCGCGCAGGCACGCCGTGATCAATCACGACTCGGGAGTGCCGCACGGCAACGAGGTGGCCCGCATCCCGGACTCCACGGCGCGCGGCACCGCCGATCGCCTACAGGCCGACCTGTGGCAGCGCAGGCCCCCCGAGCTGGCCGAGCCGCGGCTCTTCGACGGCAGCAACACCCCGTCGTTGCGAACCCTGCCCGACTTCGTCCGTCTGACGGTGTCCGCGACGGGGGCGCGACAGGATCCGGCGGCGCTGCTGGGCCAGATCATCGACATGGCGGGCAGCGGCGCGACGGTCCCGCTGGCGGCCAGTCCCGGCCGCAACATCGCGGTGCTGGGCTCCGTGCGGCGCGACGCGAGCGCGGTGCTCGTCTCGGCGGCGTTGTCCCTGGCCAGGCAGCACACCCCCGGCTCAGTGCGATTCACGGTGGCGCCGCTGGTGGAGGGCTCGGCGGAGGCGGCTCAAGGCTTGGTCACGGAGCTGCGCGGGCAGCACCACGAGGCCGAGATCAGGGAGCTGTCGCGGATTCGTGAACTGGTGGACGCCACCGCCGACGAGCTGAAGGCCAGGCTGTCCGACGCCCCGCCCGACGGGACCCGGACCGAGCCCCACTATCTCCTGCTGTTCGGCGTCGACTCGGCGCATCCGAGGCTGGAGGAGCGGGTGGGCGCCCGCACGGGCCTGGACACGCTCCGGCTGGTGCTCAAGCACGGGCCGGAACTCCAGACCCATGTGATCGGCTGGTGGCGCAGTACCGGCAGACTCAAGAGCGCACTGGCGATGGGCGGGCTGGAGGACATCGGGGCGTGGGTGGCGTTCGACGTGCACGGGCAGGAGCTCGGCAGTCTGGCCGCCAATCAGGTCATCACCTGGTCGCCCCGCCCGCGACGCGGACTGTTCTTCGACCGCTTTCATCATGCCCGGCCGCAGGTCGTCATTCCCTGCGACGCGGGTGACCCAGGACAGGCGGACTTCTCGCGGCGACCCACGGAGTGACGATGACTGAGTTCGGCTCGGCAGGCGAGCGGTACAAGGAGCTGTGCGGCACGGCCACCGGGGCCCTCGCGGCGATGCGGGCCCACGATCAGCGACTCGCCGCGGAGCTTCACGAGGCCGTGGCCGAGGCCAGAGACGACGTGCTTCGCGCCGCCGAACGTGAGAGGGTCACCCGGCTCGTCGTGCGGCTGCGGTGGGAGGCGGCGGTGGAGGCCCTGTGGGATCAGCGCTGGCTGACCATGACGCCGCTGCCCAGGCCGGCGGCGGTGGCGCTGGCCTACGACCTCGACGAGTGCGAACTCGACATCGACCGCGCATTCGATCGACTGGACGAGGCGCTGCGCCGCAGAGGTCTGCTCGACCTGCCGATGCTGTCCCGTCGTCGGTCCTGACCTTCCAGGGCGTGTGGCCTTGCACCCAACCTCTAGAGCGGAAAGCCCCCACAGCGGATGATCCGGCGCGTGCACGAACTGTTCGGCCCCGACGAGGTGGCCGCCTCGATCGACAGCCTGCTGGTCCAGTGGGCCTCGCAGGTGTTGCTGCCGACCCATCCGTACGGCAGAGGCCGGGCCTACCGACTCGGCGACGCGGTGGCCGTCGTGGCGCCGCGGCTGAATCGGGACGACCGCATCGTGGTGGACGGGCCGGAACGCGACGTCGCGGAGCTGCTCATCGCCGCCTGGGAGCGGCACGGACCCGACTACCGGCCCCTGCTGTGGACCGACCTCGCCGACGCGCCGCTGCTCGCGGGCTTCCGGGGAGCCGGGCGTGCCGACTTCGGCTGGATGGAGCTGAGCAGGCCGGGGACACCGGTGGAGACGCATCGGGCGCGGTGGCTGCGGGACGACGAGATCGATGAGGCGGACGCGCTGATCCGACTGAGCAATCCCGATGCCTTCGTGCTGCCCTCGGGGCCGGAGCGGAGCCGCTGGGCGGGCTGGCACAACACGAAGGGCCAGCTGGTGTCGGTCGGCGGCACGGCGTGGAGCGGTCCGGCGGTCGGATTCCTCGGCGGCGTCGCGACCGCGCCGCATTATCGGGGCCGGGGCGCGTCCACGGCGGTGTGCGGGTTCATCCGCGACTCGCTGATCAGTGAGTACGGCCACGCCACGCTGATGGTCGACCAGCAGAACATGGCGGCCATCCGCGTCTATCGACGGCTCGGCTTCGACTATCGCCGGGTCACCGCCTTATGGGCGGTCGCGACGCGGGCGCGGCCCTCGCCGGAGAAGACGGCCGACCACGCCCGGCAGGGGTGATCCGACCGGCCGTCCCGGCCCGGTCGGCGTCGGCGCCCCGCCGTCCTGCGTCGCGCCGTTCCCGTCACATCGATTCCGTCGAACGTGAAGGAGCTGGTCATGGTGACACCGTCGAACTCCAGGGAGATCAGGTTGGCGGCGCGGCCCGTCGGCTGGCCGGTGGCGACCGATTTCGAGCTCGTCGAGGTGCCGATGCCCGCCCCCGGACCGGGGCAGGTGTTGATCCGTAACCTGGCGATGAGCGTGGACCCGGCCATGCGCGGCCGGATGAGCGACGCCGAGTCCTACGCGCCGCCGTTCGAGATCGGGGCGCCGATGCAGGGACTGGCCGTCGGCGAGGTGGTGATGTCGGACATCGAGTCGGTGCGGACCGGCGACCTCGTGGTGCACGGCCTCGGCTGGCGGGAGTACGCGGCCGTCGACGCCCGGCACACGATGCGGATCGATCCCGATCTCGCGCCGCCGACCGCCTACCTCGGCGTGCTGGGCATGCCGGGTCTGACCGCCTACGCGGGGCTGCTGGAGGTGGCGGCGCTGGCGGAGGGCGACGTCGTCTTCGTGTCCGGCGCGGCGGGGGCCGTCGGCTCCGTGGCGGGTCAGGTGGCTCGACTCAAGGGCGCGGCCAGGGTCGTCGGCAGCGCGGGCTCGCCGGCGAAGGTCCGGTATCTGACCGAGGAACTCGGCTTCGACGCCGCCTTCGACTACAAGGACGGGCCGGTGGCCGAGCAGTTGCGTGCCGCCGCGCCCGACGGCATCGACGTGTACTTCGACAACGTGGGCGGGGAGCACCTGGAAGCTGCCGTCGGCGCGCTGCGGCTGCACGGACGCATCGCGATGTGCGGCGGGATCTCCGGGTACAACGCGACCGAGCCCGCGCCGGGGCCGCGCAATCTGATGCGCTTCGTCACGCATCGACTGACCATGCGCGGTTTCCTGGTCAGCGATCATGCCGCGCTGCGATCCGAGTTCCTGCGCGAGGTGGGCGGCTGGGTGCGCGACGGCAGCCTGCGTTACCGGGAGACGGTCGTCGAGGGCCTGGAGAACGCCCCTGACGCGCTCATCGGCATGATGCGCGGGGAGAACGTGGGCAAGATGGTCGTCACCCTCTGACGGCCCGCTCGGGCGCAGGCGCGGGGGCGGGGACGCGGGCCCTGGAGGAATGCCGGGCCCGGACGGCGTGTCCGGCGCCTGCCTGCGAACCGAGTCGAGCCTGCCGCGGGGGTCCGGAGACTCGGCGGCCCCACCGTGTCTCCAAGGCTCGTCCGCCCTCCCGCCTGTGTGGTCCGGCATGGGCCTGCCGTGCGGTCCGCGCCGGCCGGGGCAGCGCACCGGGTAGGCCGCACACCGGGCGGCCGTCTCCACCGCGTGCG
This genomic stretch from Actinoalloteichus hoggarensis harbors:
- a CDS encoding helix-turn-helix domain-containing protein, producing MKGRPTIRHRRLCARLHRMRNDTGIEIEQVMAEMGWSRSTARRKENATTSLSVTEVRALCALYRATAEQEAALVDIAARLREPGWWQPYAAGATGAFRDFLELESEADEVRNFEIDVVPGLLQTEGYVRALVESWIPRVSEATAHARISLRLARRQRLLTGPSTLWAVMDEAALRPRIVTGRAWREQTAALLEFADHPNITLQVLPFSAGPHPAIGSPFAWLGLPETDPGVVLLDNVAGSVAVEDAAEVRRFRDAFDHLRAMALAPAETRTFLATALREQEKTT
- a CDS encoding O-methyltransferase, translating into MTQSHDGTDFWADRFWAEDDLLAALRADIAARAPRIQIQAEAGAALTTLLMAAGARRVLEIGTLFGYSGVWIGRALPEDGTLDTLELSPTHAEAAREWFDRAGLGAKVTVHVGAALDTLRTLTGPYDAVFLDADKTEYPDYLDRCLPLLRPGGLLIADNLFRRGAVAGEPEAPDSAVDERSAAVRVFADRIASDPRLQSTVLPLGDGLSVSVLRG
- a CDS encoding DUF4232 domain-containing protein translates to MAFTSRILWLPALACAALLGVAGCGQESTRNMGDDDSTAVTETEETAPTTTETPSETSTTQPSSPSESAPGTGGDVERPESSRGADEPDRCHADDLTGSLEPLDSAAGNRYADLVLTNDGDEACGIYGYGGLELVDEDGTALPTRLERVADPAPTLVELAPGESATKLLHWGVVPGEGDDPEGDCGPDPTRIRVIPPDETDSLNVDWDLGPVCQQGKVDGSAYVAG
- a CDS encoding PPOX class F420-dependent oxidoreductase; this encodes MPRKIATADVVELPRLLEFLRARSQGLLITSRADGRPQASPVTYGVDEAGRIVVSTYPQRAKVRNLRRANDASLVALSSDFDGPWVQVDGTAEVIDVPDSVEPLVDYFRAVAGEHPDWAEYRQAMVEQNKSLVRLTPRRWGPIATGGFPPELAD
- a CDS encoding DUF397 domain-containing protein, which gives rise to MNDWRTSSRSNGQGQCVEIRRTPGCVRIRDTKDRAGATLLVGRRAFDALVTALRADRLDRVVRL
- a CDS encoding M14 family zinc carboxypeptidase — translated: MLTARQRQRIGPLLLAAAVALTSTPAAVAAADLAVPAGVEDQMLLHRIPVGDQPHAVLAERLTREGFEVVGREGDHLVVLGDADTRDELAEAGEEPVRSDPAAPTVLPAEAGGHPLPDRLAGREYPTFYGGYRTVAGHQRFAADVAAAYPDLVRKVEYGDSWRRQQDWRTGHRLTALCITADAGENCALNPDTPRPRLLLLAQVHARELTTSELAWRFVTELLDGHTRDAEITTLLADTEIWVVPQVNPDGVTVVEEGIAEVGLGASSPAWQRKNVDDANNVVECGTGGSWSSDHDGIDLNRNWDTRWGGVGTNPNPCAQTYPGPRGNSEPETARLATLIEALFHDQRGPGEDDAAPPTTTGTMITLHSTGDLVLFPWGHDATQQAPNDAGLRSLGFRLSHFNGYTTGQPPEVLYGVTGATDDWTYDTLGIASYTFEIGSSASGCPGFHAAYSCQDMFWELNRDALLYAAKTARQPYALSLGPTVSEVTSIRALGRWASVHATAADDAYGEAGVGRPAAQDVVAAEVYLGAPPWAGGTPQPIRVQGAGTEVSVGGVISTAGLPAGRHPVHVRAQDADGDWGPITSAWLAGP